From the Halomarina salina genome, the window TGTACGGCCTGAGCGCGGACTCGCCGTTCTGCCTCAACGCGTTCCGCGACGAGCAGGACCTCTCGTTCGACCTCGTCAGCGACATGAGCGGCGACGTCATCGAGGAGTACGGCCTGTCGATGGACGCCCCCGACCTCGGCCTCTACGGCGCGGCCAACCGCGCGGTGTACGTCCTCGACGACTCGGGGACGGTCACCTACGCGTGGGAGGCCGACGACCCCGCCGAGGAGGAACCCGACTACGACGAACTGCTCGACGCCATCGAGTCGGCCTGAACGGACGGACGAATCGCGACGCGGTCGAGACGAGGACCATCGTTTTCCTGTGGAGAAAAGCGCACCCACGGCAGGTACCTCACAGCGAGGCCGACCCTACTCCTCGCTCTCGTAGTGCTCGCCGACGGCCGACGGCATCCGGGTCGAGCCCCAGACGGTCAGCACGACGATGACCGCGACGTACGGGAACAGGTTGACGAGCCGGTTCGGGAGCTCGATACCCGCCGTCTGGAACTGGATCTGGAGCATGTCGAGGCCCCCGAACAGCAGCGCCGCGGCGGCCGCGCCGAGCGGGTTGTAGTTCCCGAACAGGTAGGCGACGATGGCGATCCAGCCGCGACCGTTGACCATCGTGTCGCCGGTGCCCGTGAACGACCCGGCGTGGGCCATGAGGACGGCGCCACCGAGGCCCGCCATCGCGGCCGAGAAGACGACGGCCACGTACCGGACGCGGGCGACGTC encodes:
- a CDS encoding redoxin domain-containing protein, yielding MVSEGDSAPDFTRKVATGDTEEFTLSERTGDGPLVLASFPGAFTPPCSNEMVALEDHLDDYEDAGATLYGLSADSPFCLNAFRDEQDLSFDLVSDMSGDVIEEYGLSMDAPDLGLYGAANRAVYVLDDSGTVTYAWEADDPAEEEPDYDELLDAIESA